A window of Oncorhynchus tshawytscha isolate Ot180627B unplaced genomic scaffold, Otsh_v2.0 Un_contig_11018_pilon_pilon, whole genome shotgun sequence genomic DNA:
aaaaACTATGtgttaagttaaaaaaaaatagataagtaaaaaataagaaataaaattaacaaataatgaaagagcaTTAGCATCTGTATGTGTGCTTTCCCATAAACTACTAGTCGCCACACCATATCTCCCTAGAGCCCAATCCTCCTGATATTTCATCAAACATCGCTACAGATAGTCGGCGACAtgggttgtaaaaaaaaaaaagtgttgtaaCTTAATTTTACTACCTGCACTGTAGATTTCCACCATCACATCATTGATATTCAGATGGGACAGTTATATTACAATATACAAGACCTTCCCTTAGGAACGTAGCACACCCACCACAATGTCCAGATGATATATCAGATCTGATTGGACAATAACCAGGAACAATACAGTCATGACGTGGTCAAAGCCATGTTTCTTGAACACATATGACATCAGGTTGGATCTCTAAATCTATTACACATTTCTTAAACTCCTGGCCAGTTAGCAAAAAGGCTTCAGGCCAGTTAGCAAAAAGGCTTCTGACCAGTTAGCAAAAAGGCTTCTGGCCAGTTAGCAAAAAGGCTTCTGGCCAGTTAGCAAAAAGGCTTCTGACCAGTTAGCAAAAAGGCTTCTGGCTTCTGACCAGTTAGCAAAAAGGCTTCTGACCAGTTAGCAAAAAGGCTTCTGGCCAGTTAGCAAAAAGGCTTCTGACCAGTTAGCAAAAAGGCTTCTGCCAGTTAGCAAAAAGGCTTCTGGCCAGTTAGCAAAAAGGCTTCTGACCAGTTAGCAAAAAGGCTTCTGGCCAGTTAGCAAAAAGGCTTCTGGCCAGTTAGCAAAAAGGCTTCTGGCCAGTTAGCAAAAAGGCTTCAGACCAGTTAGCAAAAAGGCTTCTGGCCAGTTAGCAAAAAGGCTTCTGGCCAGTTAGCAAAAAGGCTTCTGGCATTCCACTGAAGGATAACCAAAAAAAACACAACTCTAATTATCATCATACTGAGACATTCCATCATTGGTATTACATATCAACAATCATGGAGACAGTAACATCTGTTTACTCCTAAAAACTCTGTTGCAGCTTCCACAATGACATTCAACATGGTAGTTTTTCTTTCCACAGACACAGTCAGGTTGATGACCTTTGACCTAGCCTTCATTAGAAAGGTTATCAAGTCAATCTGAGTAACTATTAAGGTGAACCTTTTTTTTTGCGTGACACATTTGTGTGTGATAACAAGATTTCTGAACAGGTCTGGTATCAGTGTCTGGAGCCACAACATTAACAACGTGTCCTGCAGTAGCTCTACTTATACCAGGACTGACCCTGTCGTCTCCATCATTCTGCCGAGTGTGCGTTCTGTGTGGTTGGGGTTGGTTTAAAATACGATTTTAAGAAGagaattgtaaaaaatatatggCAGGGTTTTTTACTTTACGGCTGTGGTAACGATCCACGCTATCCGGGATCCCTGGGACGTCCATACCGCACTACCACATTGAAGTGGTTAAAATGGTagtggttaggattaggatttAGGTTAGTGACATCCCAAGGATTCTGGTTAGCACAAACCCTGTGGTAACTCGTGACGACTCTTCTCCTGTGGATCTGGTTGAAAATGCATAACATGGCGCGGCTAcgtcacctacacacaaacacatccacccacactcatcatcatcatcatcatcgcagCCAACCTGATAACAAATATGTTAAACCAATGACAGTTTATGGGTCAACTTTTATTCGTCTCAAAAGACATAGACAACAAACacattaggattagggttaggattagggttaggattatggtAGATCTGTTGCTAGAGactgggttaggattagggttagggttatggtagatCTGTTGCTAGAGACTGGGTTAGGATTAGGCCAAAACATTTATATAGTTTATTAGTAATAAACATTTAAGGTTAGGATTTTTGAAATAAACATTTATACCGTtgtgtcgtgcataagaacagcccatagccgtggtatattggccatataccacaccccctcgggccttattgcttaattacagACCTGTTCAATAGCACTACTTCAAAATAACACATTTCAAAACAGCTCATTTCACATTTAGGCAAAAAGGGTTTTCTACTAACTCTGATTCCAGATCTATTGAAGACTGCCCTCACAGATCACTGTCAAATCACAAAGCTCCAGCACAGAGATCGGTGTCCTGATTGGTCAATGAATAACTCAACCGTTCAATCAATAAAATAATCATTCAATATAGCCAATGAATGAGCTGGTGGAGCAGCACAGCCACCGTGGCACTCCCAGCAGCCTGACAGGAAGCTCCTGTGGAGGGAAACAGAAGTTGAACAACAGAAGTTGAACAACACcttctaacagacagacagacagacagacagacagacagacagacagacagacagacagacagacagacagacagacagacagacagacagacagacagacagacagacagacagacagacagacagacagacagacagagacagacagacagagacagacagacacacagagacagacagacagacagacagacagacagacagacagacagacagacagacagacagacagacagacagacagacagacagacacacagacacacagacacacagacagacagacagacagacacacagacagacagacacacagacagacagacagacagacagacagacctctagCAGCACGGTCATGTAGGACCTCCACCTCCACTGTGTGATTGGCTCTTCCGATACGGTTCAAAGCCATGAGGGTGTAATTCCCAGCATCCTCTCTGCTCAGGTGTGTGGGCGGGGTCAGTACCTGTCCGTCTCTCAGCCAGGTGACCGAAGGGAGGGGATTGCCTCTGACATCACAAGTTAGCCCCTCCCCTGCTCGCACCTGCAGCTTGGCAGAACAGGAGAACTCAGGAGCGACTGGGGGGGGGAATACGAAACTTCAGTGAAACAACCATATTATAATCATCATCATGACCTCATAATTACATCCCCCATCATTTGATCCCCGTCATCTTTACAACCATCATAACCCACAGTACTGATCTGTACAGATAGACATTACCAATCGAGTCACGAATCACCAGATGGACTCACAGTGCACAGTTGTGTTGAGGCGGTCTGATTCCATTACAGCAGGAGGTCGGGGTCCCTCTGGTCCCAGATCCAACATGGCTGAACAAAACCACTGGGCCCCGTCATCAACACTAGTGGGGAGAACTGCAGGGAATAGCTCTCGTTCACCGGTTGCCTCATGTCATTGTTCAATTGTAGAATGTCATTGTTCAGTGGTTGTGTGTATAACACTGTCTGTTCACCATTGGTAGAGACTTTGAAGAAGGTCACTCTGAGGTGCTCAATAGGAGCGGTGTTCTGGACAAGACAATGCAGAGAGTACTGATGCCCCTCAACCACGGGACCAGAGTGGTTTAAATATCtgatggagactctgtctggaaGCTCTGTGGAGGAAGGGAAACACACACGCACCATTGAAATGAACAGGGTGTGTTTCTGGTCAGTGTGTTACGAACAGGTTTCTGATCAGTTACTAACAGGTTTCTGGTCAGTGTGTTAATAACAGGTTTCTGATCAGTTACTAACAGGTTTCTGATCAGTTACAAACAGGTTTCTGGTCAGTGTGTTAATAACAGGTTTCTGATCAGTTACAAACAGGTTTCTGGTCAGTGTGTTAATAACAGGTTTCTGATCAGTTACAAACAGGTTTCTGATCAGTGTGTTAATAACAGGTTTCTGATCAGTTACAAACAGGTTTCTGATCAGTGTGTTAATAACAGGTTTCTGATCAGTTACAAACAGGTTTCTGATCAGTGTGTTACTAACAGGTTTCTGATCAGTTACTAAAAGGTTTCTGGTCAGTGTGTTACTAACAGGTTTCTGGTCAGTGTGTCAAAAGCAGGTTTCTGATCAGTGTGTTACTAACAGGTTTCTGATCAGTTACTAAAAGGTTTATGGTCAGTGTGTCACTAACAGGTTTCTGGTCAGTTACTAACAGGTTTCTGGACAGTGTGTTACTAACAGGTTTCTGGTCAGTTACTAACAGGTTTCTGGTCAGTTACTAACAGGTTTCTTGTCAGTTACTAACAGGTTTCTGGTCAGTGTGTTACTAACAGGTTTCTGCACAGACAAAATATACTGGGAGAcacgagagacagtcagagagcaaACATACAAGGGAAGTTACTCACTGTAAACAGTAACTTTCAGCACTCTGGCACACTGGCCTCCCACCTCAGAGATCTCAAAGCATTGAGGCTTTATATTCCAGTCAGTCAGGCTGTCTACTCTCCAAGTCAGCTCTTTCACCTCAGTGCCAAAGAGCGGAGATTCTCCTAGGCTCGGCTCCCAGCCCATAGAGGTGACCGTATCGGAGGTGCAGTTGGCCGAAGCAGGGGCTCCATACTTCACCACCAGCCCAGCAGGACTGACCACCAGGGAACAGGACTCACACACGCCTGGAGAGAGAAACGGatgggggggaagggaggggagagatattATGTCTGTGAGTGGAGAGCCTGGAAGTGTCAGGAAACCAACGTCTTAACAATTACGCAAATAGGAAACCAGACTACACACTTtttgagagacgagagagagagagcgagagcgagagcgagagagagagctcgggAGGAGGGTGCTGGTGGGACAGGAGGAAAGGGAAGTGACCTCACTGTTGTCATTGACAGAGAATGCTGACGACGCCAAAATCCAAACACAGCAagagcacacgcacacgcacacacacttaataTCCAaaaatgaggagaggaaaggagttcCTGACAGGAAGGAAGGAGTCCCTGACCTAGCCAATCATCTCTCTGTGACCATTTTTCAGCCAATTACCTCATTCCTCTCTATGAACAGTGTTCAGTGGTCCTTTGGGATATTATGATCTCATTTACATTCACTGACATAGGCAATACATGTACAGTCATGATagcactgtgtgcgtgtgtgtgtgtgtgcgtgcgtgcgtgcgtgtgtgtgtatttgttcaaccgccatctctatctctctcaaccTCAATCTTAGTGTAATATAATCCAAAACATACGTGACATTAGACATCTGAAATCATAATTTCAAAGTTGATTCGCCACCTGCAAAGCATACAACAGCtgtaaaacagtacagtggaATTCTTACCTTGAGAACTCTTTCCCATCAATGcagtgataataataatgataataatactaATGATATAGATAATAATAGAAAATAGAATTATAAAAAATACAGGAAGTATGATATACGTTCTTTATTTTAAACCAATTGTTTCCTGGTGATCTAATAGTCACCTTTCTAAATACTAAATCTCTTTCATGATCTACTGCTCTGTATCaagcctctctccttctcactcattttctctctcagacacacacacacacactcatactgaCACTCATACTCACACTCATACTCATActcatacacactctctcacacacacacacacacactcacactcacactcacactcacactcacactcacactcacactcacactcatactcacactcatactcacactcacactcacacacacactcacctggcTTCAGaaggtggaggatgaggaggagagagagtgtgtgcatgCTGCGTCTGTTCCTTCACTGAGAGATCAGTAGCTGCACAATGCTCCCCTCAAGAGTTCTCTTAGTAACTGAGCcgaagacagtgtgtgtgtgtgtgtccagctcaTTGTCCCTTTTCTTTCGTCTTTTGGGTTTGTCCTGTGACTAACCTGGGTGTTCCTACTGTTCTGACTACGACCGTGTTCcaagaatggcaccctattccctatatagtgcactacttttaaccagactCCTATGGCCAAtggtatcctattccctatattgtgcactacttaggacgcagggtgccatttgggatgcagacctgtgagaggaaggaagggaggagagagtgctTGTCTCTAAACACAATGTGGAGTAAGAAGGGTGGGCAGAACACAAACACCATTTACAGCACACAGTACATACGCACTATAGTATCAGATACTATGTCTGCTAATGAAGaggctacacacatacacactatagtATCAGATACTATGTCTGCTAATGAGTTGAATAGGAGGAGGCTACCTACATACACACTAAAGTATCAGATACTATGTCTGCTAATGAGTTGAATAGGAGGAGGCTACCTACATACACACTATAGTATCAGATACTATGTCTGCTAATGAGTTGAATAGGAGGAGGCTACCTACATACACACTATAGTATCAGATACTATGTCTGCTAATGAGTTGAATAGGAGGAGGCTACCTACATACACACTATAGTATCAGATACTATGTCTGCTAATGAGTTGAATAGGAGGAGGCTACCTACATACACACTATAGTATCAGATACTATGTCTGCTAATGAGTTGAATAGGAGGAGGCTACTAATGAAGAGGCTACATACACACTATAGTATCAGATACTATGTCTGCTAATGAGTTGAATAGGAGGAGGCTACCTACATACACACTATAGTATCAGATACTATGTCTGCTAATGAGTTGAATAGGAGGAGGCTACCTACATACACACTATAGTATCAGATACTATGTCTGCTAATGAGTTGAATAGGAGGAGGCTACCTACATACACACTAAAGTATCAGACACTTTGTGTGATATGTGCTGCTTCGTGtcatgtattgttgtctctaccttcttgccctttgtgctgttgtctgtgcccaacaatgtttgtaccctgttttctGCTGCttgctgccatgctatgctgtcatcttaggtctctctttaggTAGTGTCTCTTTAGGTAGTGTCTCTTTAGGTAGTGTCTCTTTAGGTAGTGTCTCTTTAGGTAGTGTCTCTTTAGGTAGTGTCTCTTTAGGTAGTGTCTCTTTAGGTAGTGTCTCTTTAGGTAGTGTCTCTTTAGGTAGTGTCTCTTTAGGTAGTGTCTCTTTAGGTAGTGTCTTTAGGTTGTCTCTTTAGGTAGTGTCTCTTTAGGTAGAGTCTCTTTAGGTAGTGTCTCTTTAGGTAAtctcagcccccgtccccgcaggaggacttttgccttttggtaggccgtcattgtaaataagaatttgttgttaactgacttgccaagttaaataaaggttaaataaataaatatgtctgCTAGTGTGTTGAATAGTAGGCGATTCCAAAATAATAGGAGAAGGCTAAACACAGAGCTGATCATAAGTGgagaaatacatgtttgataaccAGTATATGATTGGAAATATATGCACAATTATAATCCTATCGTTTATTTCGCCTTCATTACCCATTTACACACGGTTTACAGGTCACGACTCTTATGTTGAAGGATTTTTCAACCCAACGTGACGTCACCCGGAAGTTATTCCTTAGCTGGCGTCAAATAGTTTTCCACCGATATTCTCATCCCAACAAACAAATTATTTCAGGTAGCTAGGAAATTCGTTTAAATGTGTTTTACATTTTCATTTGGTACTTTAATGAGTTATTTAAATAACGCATGGCTCAGACAAACTCTAGAGTCTTTTAAGAGTGTTTGTTATCCTAGCTtgtaagctagctaacgttacacttACCATTGTCTTGGGTTGGAAAGTGACGGCAGCTCAATAGGTTGGTGtctttctagctagctaacactatgCATCGTGTTTTTGTCCATAATATAGTATTTAGCTATTGCTTTTGACTACGAAAAGTTATACACTCGTATGTTGCTCTGGATAATCAGCGTACACATGTTCACATTGCACCCCTTTCCCAAATGTGGTATAacctgtttgttttttaaactcACCTTTTATACCACCTCTGGTTCTACTGACCCACCTCTAGCCCACCATGTCTGAACCGGGTTCTGGGTGAGGCGTTCCAGTCCAGAGAAGCTCACAACAGGGTCCAGAGGTGGTGTCAGTGAAGCTGGAGGACTGCGGTCAAACACTGGAACTCAATGTGattgtgaaagaggaggagaatggagaggttaAAGAAGAAAAGCGCGGAAATCAAAGAAGataaggaagagggggagaagagagaggtccAAAACGAAGAGGAGAGAAATGCTGATATGGCTCCTCCAGGTCAGTGAGGTTGGATGTATGGAGAGATGTCAATAACAAAATAATACAGTTGTGACCTAAACATTTCCTAAGTGATTCCATTCATTGAATCTAGTTAGGTGGAGTTtgccttctgcctctctctctccctgcagcctAGAACTGGAAAGCGACATAAAAGGCGTGACTCATGACGTGTCTGTTTACCGCTAGCTCTGCTAGCTCTGCAAAGCAGCGGAAATAGGTAACTTGTGGGTGAATCCCTTTACGTAAGAACTGCAAAGTAAGCTGGTCATACCAAGCATCATTTAACTATTTTGATTtaggtataaaaatatatatatataaaataataattattttatgaaacattgaatttggccttactgctttTAGCCCATAGAAATAAAATGCATCaaataacagattcatacatggaaaaacagataACAATCATTTTATAATTGTACATGTTTGGACCCATGTTTTTGTCACTAGACTATTTCTGTATGTACTTCCATTCATTTATTGTAGCTGAtaccgggctaccttcagacgagtctggttggcgtcctagaacaaaacactacaggacactacgtcctagaacaaaacactacaggacactacgtcctagaacaaaacactacaggacactacgtcctagaacaaaacactacaggacactacgttctagaacaaaacactacaggacactacaggacactacgtcctagaacaaaacactacaggacactacaggacgtcctagaacaaaacactacaggacactacgtcctagaacaaaacactacaggacactacgttctagaacaaaacactacaggacactacaggacactacgtcctagaacaaaacactacaggacactacgtcctagaacaaaacactacaggacactacgtcctagaacaaaacactacaggacactacgtcctagaacaaaacactacaggacactacgtcctagaacaaaacactacaggacactacaggacactacaggacgtcctagaacaaaacactacaggacactacgggacactacgtcctagaacaaaacactacaggacactacgtcctagaacaaaacactacaggacactacgtcctagaacaaaacactacaggacactacaggacgtcctagaacaaaacactacaggacactacgggacactacgtcctagaacaaaacactacaggacactacgtcctagaacaaaacactacgggacactacgtcctagaacaaaacactacaggacactacaggacactacgtcctagaacaaaacactacaggacactacgtcctagaacaaaacactacaggacactacgtcctagaacaaaacactacaggacactacgtcctagaacaaaatACTACAGGACAcacgtcctagaacaaaacactacaggacactacgtcctagaacaaaacactacaggacactacgtcctagaacaaaacactacgggacactacgtcctagaacaaaacactacaggacactacgggacactacgtcctagaacaaaacactacaggacactacgtcctagaacaaaacactacgaGACAACGTCCTAGAACAAACACTACgggacactacgtcctagaacaaaacactacaggacactacgtcctagaacaaaacactacggacactacgtcctagaacaaaacactacaggacactacgtcctagaacaaaacactacaggacactacgtcctagaacaaaacactacaggacactacgtcctagaacaaaacactacaggacactacgtcctagaacaaaacactacaggacactacgtcctagaacaaaacactacaggacactacgtcctagaacaaaacactacgggacactacgtcctagaacaaaacactacaggacactacgggacacacgtcctagaacaaaacactacaggacactacaggacgtcctagaacaaaacactacgagacactacgtcctagaacaaaacactacaggacactacgtcctagaacaaaacactacaggacactacgtcctagaacaaaacactacaggacactacaggacgtcctagaacaaaacactacaggacactacgggacactacgtcctagaacaaaacactacaggacactacgtcctagaacaaaacactacgggacactacgtcctagaacaaaacactacaggacactacaggacactacgttagaacaaaacactacgggacactacgtcctagaacaaaacactacaggacactacgtcctagaacaaaacactacaggacactacgtcctagaacaaaatactacaggacactacgtcctagaacaaaacactacaggacactacgtcctagaacaaaacactacaggacactacgtcctagaacaaaacactacgggacactacgtcctagaacaaaacactacaggacactacgggacactacgtcctagacaaaacactacaggtacgtcctagaacaaaacactacgagacactacgtcctagaacaaGACACTACgggacactacgtcctagaacaaaacattACAGGACACTACGTCCTACAAATTTTTACGAGACACTTtttagaacaaaacactacaggacactacgtcctagaacaaaacactacaggacactacgtcctagaacaaaacactacaggacactacgtttacaggacactacgtcctagaacaaaacactacaggacactacgtcctagaacaaaacactacaggacactacgtcctagaacaaacACTACgggacactacgtcctagaacaaaacactacaggacactacgtcctagaacaaaacactacaggacactacaggacactacgtcctagaacaaaacattacagagacactacgtcctagaacaaaacactacaggacactacgtcctagaacaaaacacttacgtcctagaacaaaacactacaggacatTACGTTAGAACAAAACACTTACGGaacgtcctagaacaaaacacttACAGGACACTACAGGAACCTTACAGGAACCTACAGgaacctacaggacactacaggaacctacaggacattacaggaacctacaggacactacaggAACCGACTTCAGGTTCCCGTGACGCTTGTGAActatcgtgttcgtgagagtctcgtcTTTCCATAGTGGTCATAGTACGTCATTTGTAGGCCAAATTTTCTGACGTTTTCGTGAGAAAGACCAATTTTTCAGGGTTGTctcgtggtctgacaaacaccgctgtcgCTTTGCCCACCTCCCACCGCAGATGCCAAGGCTGCCAATGGTGGATGCAGTAGATTGAGGCGCAGcccatacaacaacaacaaaacagcaaTCTCTGTATTAAATAgatggattattattattattattatttatttattattattattatgattattattattattattatttatttattattattattatgattattattattatgatgattattattatgattattattattattatgattattattattatgattattattattatgatgattattattattgttattatgattatgattattattattgttattattatgattattatgattattattattgttgttgttgttattattgttattattattattatttttattattttatttatttatttttaaatatttttttgatGGGGATCTTTTTGTATTATGCAAGGGGGTTAAAGAGTATATGCATTGATTTTAATCAGACTCGATTGTTCCTAAATGTGAAAAACCCTGTCAACTCCTCATTGATTTATACTATAGTGGAGTATTTGCATATGATCTCAGTGATCATTATCCCATAGTACCTTTTTAGAGATACCAAACGGCAAAATACTAATCTTCCTTTAATTCAGAAGAtgcgttttaaaatgttttgtttgtttatgaAAACCCCAGATAAGATGCTAGGGATGAGCTGATCTAAGACAGGATACTGTGGCATGTAAACATCTCCTCCCGTATACTGTAGTTTTTGCGGTCTGTGCGGGCTCAGTTTCACATATCACGGGTGTTGTGTGTTGCTGTTTTCATCTGAttttcaaacaaatcacttcaatagGTAGGCTACCTGCGCAGTTAGATCCACCATAATAATTCTATTATAATTTAGCCATAATGAATTTACTACTGGCTACTTTCACCCCTAATTTAGACAAGTTTCTGTTTATAATTTCTGGCATTTGTTAGGCCATattataatttctgacatttggTAGAACCATattataatttctgacatttggTCGGCCATTTTTGTTTGTCAACTATAGtttgatacatgcagcttctgtcataacttgttgccccagAAAACTAAATAAAGAAATGCTCACCAGAATAACGTCTTACATCGTTAGAATGAACGCATTAGTAATCTAGTTGTCTGTTTCGTTTAGGGACCGGGGAACTAATAATCTAGTTAACACCAGTAAAGTTGTCTGTGTCGTTTAGGGACCGTTTAGGGGGGAGGAAGCACCATAACTCCAAAACAGTGGAAAGACTGGTCCTATGCAAGATGTCATCTGTTTTTACCAGTTTTAAGGAaatgacaaaatgagaaaacgaCGAAAGACGTCAGTTGGTGTTtggtgatgagatcctgaggcccattgtcgtgccatttatccaccgccatcacctcatgtttcagcatgataatacacggccccatgtcacaatgatctgtacacaattcctggaagctgaaaatgtcccagttattccatggcctgcatactgagcatgtttgggatgctctggatcgacgtgtacgacagcgtgtaatggttggaatggaataaatggaacagtatccaacatatggaaaccacaggTTAGACTTAGTTCcctttattccattccagccattacaatgagcctgtcctcctatagctcctcccaccagcctccactggtcacaGAGTTTGCCCCACGAGAGCGCACATGCACAGTTGTTACCCATCTCTGCTGCTGTTGCAGTCGGCCACATTAAAATAATAGCAATAGTTTTAGATGGGGGAAAGTACACATTTCCTCACTCAAAACCATTagtaatttagatttttttttttaaatagctgaTTTGGCAGTACCTTTCAAAGAATCTGTCCACAATTCGCAGATTTCACAATCACTCTTTGACTGACAACGAAGCAGAGTTAGTCGTACAGAAAGACGAGTCACGTGACCCTTTTATGCAGCTTTCCAGTTCTAGACtgcaggaagagagagtgagagttctAGACtgcaggaagagagagtgagagttctagactgcagggagagagggagagttctaGGAGAGTGAGAGTTATagactgcagggagagagagtgagagttctagactgcagggagagagagagtgagagttctAGACTACAGGGAGAGAGTTCTAGACTGCAGGGAGTGAGAGTTCTagactgcagggagagagagtgagagttctagactgcagggagagagagagtgagagttctagactgcagggagagagaatgagagtgagagttctagactgcagggagagagaatgagagtgagagttctagactgcagggagagagagtgagtgtgagagttctagactgcagagagagagagagttctagaCTGCAGGGTGAGA
This region includes:
- the LOC121845805 gene encoding fibroblast growth factor receptor-like 1: MLDLGPEGPRPPAVMESDRLNTTVHFAPEFSCSAKLQVRAGEGLTCDVRGNPLPSVTWLRDGQVLTPPTHLSREDAGNYTLMALNRIGRANHTVEVEVLHDRAARGASCQAAGSATVAVLLHQLIHWLY